The sequence CAAGACGATCGTGGTTTCCCTGCGTCTGGAGTGAGGCGCGGGCGGGCGGCGGTGTCGGAGCGCGTGCGTGATCGTTCAGCCGGGGGGTACACGCCCGTCACCCCGATACCGAGGAAGATCGATGAGCAGCAGCACAGCGGCCGACGAGCAGGGCGGCCCGGGGGCCGTGTGGTACCGGCGGGCCGTCTCTCCGGACGGTGGTGAGCTGGCGGTCTCGCTGGCGCTGTCCGGTGGCCGGGCGTCGGTCACGGCCGTGGGCGGCATGGAGTGGCGGTGCACCTGGCCGCTGGAGAAGGCGTTGGACCACACCTGTCTGGCGGCCACGTCGGAGACCCGGCTCGACCTGTCCGGTCTGGAGTTCGCCGACTCCTCCCTGCTCCACCTGCTGCTGGACGCCCAGCGGGTCCACCGGGCCAGGGACGCCCGTCTGGTCCTGGCCGGGGCTCTGCAGCCGGTGGTGGAGCGGCTGTTCGCGGTGACCGGCACGACCGCGTTCTTCGTGCGCATCCCGGTGTAGCGGGGTGCCGGGCAGCGGACGGGGGTCAGGCGTCGCCGTCGAGCTGGGGCGAAGGCCGTCCGTGGCCGCCGGGTTCGATGGTCGTGCCGCCCGCCGCGGTGCCGGGGGCGAGGTGTGCCAGGGTGCCGGTGAGGCGCAGGATCCGGTCGACCGTGGGGTGCAGGGGGCCCAGGCGCAGGGTGACGCGGGCGGCCGTGCAGCGGCGGTGGAGCATCAGGAGGGCGGCCAGGCCCATGGAGTCGAGCCCGTCGACCCCGGAGCAGTCCAGGTGCAGCGAGTCCGGGGCGGGGATCTGGTCGAGGCAGCGGGTGGCGAGGACCAGGAAGTCGTCGCAGGTGTCGTAGTCCAGGTACCCCTCCGCGCGCACCCGGACGGTCCCGGTGCTCCGGGTGGGGACGGGCGTCAGGGTGAAGGGGGACGGGGCGGACCCGTAGGGCGGCATCATGCGGGGTTCCTGGTGTCGGTGACGTGGACGGCGCCCGCACCGGTCAGGTGGTCCGTCGCCCGGTCGATCATGTGGGTGGTGCGGGGGAAGTCCTTGAGCTCGGCGCGCAGGAGCGCCAGCGCCGGGAGGAGCGAGTGGGTGGGGACGCCGCGCGCCTCCAGGATGCGTGCCGTCCAGGTCAGGAATCCGGTGAACAGGTCGGCCCGGTCGAGGTAGAGGGCCGTGGCCAGGAACTCCACGATGTGGGCGATGTCCTCGCCGGTGCGGTCGCGTTGGGCGCGGTCGTAGTCGCGCATCGGAGGAAACCG is a genomic window of Streptomyces sp. YPW6 containing:
- a CDS encoding STAS domain-containing protein; translated protein: MMPPYGSAPSPFTLTPVPTRSTGTVRVRAEGYLDYDTCDDFLVLATRCLDQIPAPDSLHLDCSGVDGLDSMGLAALLMLHRRCTAARVTLRLGPLHPTVDRILRLTGTLAHLAPGTAAGGTTIEPGGHGRPSPQLDGDA
- a CDS encoding STAS domain-containing protein, with the protein product MSSSTAADEQGGPGAVWYRRAVSPDGGELAVSLALSGGRASVTAVGGMEWRCTWPLEKALDHTCLAATSETRLDLSGLEFADSSLLHLLLDAQRVHRARDARLVLAGALQPVVERLFAVTGTTAFFVRIPV